The DNA segment CGCATTCTTGGCCGACGGCCACGGAAGGGACTTTTCTTCCCACTCCCTCCGCAGCGTCGACAACACGTTCCAAGACCACCTCAACACCGGGGCTTCCGGAGAAGCCTGTCCCGCGATGTCTCGGCGGCCTCGCCGCTTGGTGCTGAAATCGATACATTTGTAATCTCAAATATGCAATAGCATCACGAAACAGGTAACGTGGCCGATGAGCCGCAATTAAAAAACGGGAGGCGCGTGAGGATGGCATCGGAACAGAACGGTGAAGCCGACCCGCTCCATGACCGCGTGGCCGTTGCCGAAGGACTGGCGCGGGCGGCGGGCGCGAAGGCGCGCGACTTCTTCCTCAACCGCGGCGTGCTGCATCCTGAGCTGAAATCGGCGTCGCAGGACCTTGTCAGCGAGGCGGATCGTTCGATCGAGGCGTGGCTACGTCTTTCAATTCACGAGCATTTTCCCACCGACGGCATTGTCGGCGAAGAAGAGGCCGCCACCGAGGGAACATCGGGTTTCGTCTGGGTCATCGATCCCATCGACGGCACCATGCCGTTCCTGGTCGGCCAGCCGAACTGGACCGTCTCCATCGGCATTGCCCGCGATCGCCAGCCCGTCGCCGGTGTCATCTTCGCGCCGATGATGGACGAGCTGTATTTGGCTGTGGAAGGCGGCGGGGCGTGGCTGAACGGCGTTCGCCTCACCATGAACCAGGAGTGGACCGTCGCGTCGACGACCACGGGCTTCGGCGCCACGCAGAAGGCCGATCCCAAGGACGTCGGCGCCTTCGTCGAAGCGCTCTATCGCGAGGGCGGGGTGGTGTTTCGGGTCGGCTCCGGCGCGCTCATGCTGGCCTATGTGGCGGCCAACCGGCTCGCGGGCTATTACGATCCGACGCTGTTCTGCTGGGATTGCTGGGCCGGCATCGCGCTCGTGCGCGAGGCGGGCGGGGTGGTGACGTTTGACGGCGAACTGGACCGGCCCGGTCCGATGTGGGCCGGAAATGCCCGCGTTCACGACGATCTGGTCCGCCTCAGCCGTCGGCCGACCTGAGTAGCAAACGCGCGCCCGCTCCTCGTCACGGGGGCGAATTGACCATGGCGCGCAGCATCTCCTTGTCGGCGTCCATCGTCATCTCCGTCTCCGCCCTTTCAAGCGCGAGGCGGGACTGGTGGCGCGCCGCCTCCCGGAACGCGGTATCGCCGACCTGGCTCAGCGCGCGCAGCGCCTTCTGCAGCCGCATCTGCACCTCGATCTGGCGGGCGCCGTCGCGGGCGACCAGCCGGAACGCGTCATCGAAGAGATCGGCGGTGTCCAGCGCCGGCACATGGACGCGTGGATACCTGACCTCGATCTCCTCCGCCTTGGTCTCTCCCTCGGCCCAGAGGATGAGCAGCCGGGCACAGCGGCCGATCACGTCGATCGCGGTTCCCGGATCGTTGACCGCGGGTGACAGCGCCCGCATCGCGATCTCGCTGAGGACCGCGAGGCCGAATCGCGGGTCCTGGTCGAAGCTGCGTTCGTGTCCGATCGAAACCGCACGGCGTACCCTGTCGAGCGCGGCCTCGAATGCGTCCTCATCGTCCTCATCACCCTCACTGGCCTTCCGATCGACCACATGCGCCAGCGGTGTGTCGGGGTAGACGAAGGCGCCCGGAACGACCGCCAGGAAGATGTCGGAGTCCAGCATTTCGGCGCAGTCGGCGATCTCCGCCACGTCGATATGCTCGACATATCCGGTCGCCTCCGCGCGCACCGCCGGAGAGGTCTCCGGAAGGGCGATCTTCGAGCGCAGGGGCACACCGCCAAGGCAGGGATGGGTGAGGCGCGAGTTGATCGCGGAGAGAGTGACGGCCTCAACCCGCTCGGTGGTTTCGCCGACCCGGCCAAGTCTGGTGAGGTGGTCGATCCACCCCATCAGCGTTCCCACCACAAGCATGATGACGGCGATGGTGACGATGAACAGCACCACGCGTCCCTGCGGCCCATAGGCTCCCGCCTTCAGCACGATGATGCCTACGATGCTGAAAATAAAGGATCCGATGAAGGTGGAGAGAACGTTCT comes from the Ancylobacter pratisalsi genome and includes:
- a CDS encoding inositol monophosphatase family protein, which encodes MASEQNGEADPLHDRVAVAEGLARAAGAKARDFFLNRGVLHPELKSASQDLVSEADRSIEAWLRLSIHEHFPTDGIVGEEEAATEGTSGFVWVIDPIDGTMPFLVGQPNWTVSIGIARDRQPVAGVIFAPMMDELYLAVEGGGAWLNGVRLTMNQEWTVASTTTGFGATQKADPKDVGAFVEALYREGGVVFRVGSGALMLAYVAANRLAGYYDPTLFCWDCWAGIALVREAGGVVTFDGELDRPGPMWAGNARVHDDLVRLSRRPT
- a CDS encoding DUF2254 domain-containing protein; translated protein: MSRWQWIFRQLARRLWLRATLIGALGVGAAVLATLAERFFPEPLAFDMGADAVDSILSIIASSMLAVTTFSISVMTSAFGAATSNVTPRATKLLMQDRTTQNVLSTFIGSFIFSIVGIIVLKAGAYGPQGRVVLFIVTIAVIMLVVGTLMGWIDHLTRLGRVGETTERVEAVTLSAINSRLTHPCLGGVPLRSKIALPETSPAVRAEATGYVEHIDVAEIADCAEMLDSDIFLAVVPGAFVYPDTPLAHVVDRKASEGDEDDEDAFEAALDRVRRAVSIGHERSFDQDPRFGLAVLSEIAMRALSPAVNDPGTAIDVIGRCARLLILWAEGETKAEEIEVRYPRVHVPALDTADLFDDAFRLVARDGARQIEVQMRLQKALRALSQVGDTAFREAARHQSRLALERAETEMTMDADKEMLRAMVNSPP